The Pseudomonadota bacterium genome has a segment encoding these proteins:
- a CDS encoding NAD(P)H-dependent oxidoreductase subunit E has translation MSAENHCNCAQVDEEELYPKLEEIIAQHKGKPTELIMALHKAQNLFGYLPKKAQELISERLNVPISTVCGVISFYSFFSTIPKGRHTVKVCLGTACYVRGGQQTLQKVEKELNAKVGSTTEDRRYSVDIVRCIGACGLAPAVLVDNDVYGRVKSTKLMDILGKYE, from the coding sequence ATGTCAGCAGAAAATCACTGTAACTGTGCCCAGGTCGATGAAGAGGAGCTATACCCGAAACTCGAGGAAATAATTGCCCAGCACAAAGGAAAACCAACAGAATTGATTATGGCGCTTCATAAAGCACAGAACCTCTTCGGCTACCTGCCGAAGAAGGCCCAGGAACTTATCTCGGAAAGACTGAATGTTCCAATAAGTACCGTTTGTGGCGTTATATCCTTTTACAGTTTTTTCTCTACGATCCCCAAGGGACGCCACACTGTGAAAGTATGCCTTGGAACAGCATGTTATGTTCGCGGTGGACAGCAAACACTTCAAAAAGTAGAGAAAGAACTCAATGCAAAGGTAGGCAGTACAACTGAAGATAGACGGTATTCTGTAGATATTGTGCGCTGTATCGGGGCATGTGGCTTAGCCCCTGCAGTGCTTGTTGATAATGACGTTTACGGAAGAGTGAAGTCTACCAAACTGATGGATATTCTCGGTAAATACGAGTAA